A region of Carassius gibelio isolate Cgi1373 ecotype wild population from Czech Republic chromosome B11, carGib1.2-hapl.c, whole genome shotgun sequence DNA encodes the following proteins:
- the LOC127968130 gene encoding protein kinase C delta type-like produces MAPFLRIAFNDFQLGDLPTMTEQPFCAIKMKESLSTERGKTLVQRKPTMYPAWKSTFDAHIYEGRVIQVVLMKTAEESLSEATVGVSVIAERCKKRNGRAEFWVDLQPSGKVMMSVQLFLEGSDLDSKASMDMKEDDGALTINRRRGAIKQAKVHYIKNHEFTATFFKQPTFCSVCREFVWGLNKQGYKCRQCNAAIHKKCIDKIIGRCTGTATNSRDTMFQKERFKIDMPHRFKTHNYMSPTFCDHCGSLLWGMVRQGLKCEECSMNVHHKCQSKVANLCGINQKLLAEALTQVSLKSSTKRPDPTLSEIGIYQAIDKNVPGNPSAEGSQYGKLWDDMTPAPHSTTITSRVSVNNFVFHKVLGKGSFGKVILAELKGRGEYFAVKALKKDVVLMDDDVECTMVEKRVLALAWENPFLTHLYCTFQSKEHLFFVMEYLNGGDLMFHIQDKGRFDLYRTTFYAAEIICGLQYLHSKGIIYRDLKLDNVMLDKDGHIKIADFGMCKENMLGENRATTFCGTPDYIAPEILLGQKYSFSVDWWSFGVLVYEMLIGQSPFQGDDEDELFESIRMDVPHYPRWITKEAKDLLEKLFERDPTRRLGVVGNIRGHAFFKTINWPALEKREVSPPFKPKVKSPSDCSNFDREFLSEKPRLSQSDKNLIDSMDQSAFAGFSFINPKMETIMEK; encoded by the exons ATGGCTCCGTTCCTGCGGATTGCCTTCAATGATTTTCAACTGGGAGACCTTCCCACTATGACAGAGCAACCGTTCTGTGCCATCAAGATGAAGGAATCCCTCAGCACAG AGCGGGGGAAGACACTGGTCCAGAGGAAGCCTACTATGTACCCTGCGTGGAAATCCACATTTGACGCACATATCTATGAAGGCCGTGTCATACAGGTGGTCCTGATGAAAACAGCAGAGGAGTCTTTGTCGGAGGCAACGGTTGGGGTCTCTGTCATTGCTGAGCGCTGCAAAAAAAGAAATGGCCGTGCTGAGTTTTGGGTCGACCTGCAGCCTTCTGGGAAGGTGATGATGTCTGTCCAGTTATTCTTAGAGGGTTCAGACCTAG ATTCAAAGGCCTCAATGGATATGAAAGAGGACGACGGCGCTCTCACAATAAACAGGAGGAGAGGAGCCATCAAACAGGCCAAAGTTCACTATATCAAGAACCACGAGTTCACAGCCACCTTCTTCAAACAGCCCACCTTCTGCTCGGTCTGCAGGGAGTTTGTGTG GGGTCTCAACAAGCAGGGCTACAAATGTAGGC AATGCAATGCTGCTATTCACAAGAAGTGCATTGATAAGATCATAGGGAGATGCACGGGAACCGCAACCAACAGTCGAGATACAATG TTTCAGAAGGAGCGCTTTAAGATCGACATGCCACATCGCTTCAAGACCCATAACTACATGAGCCCGACCTTCTGTGATCACTGTGGGAGTCTGCTGTGGGGAATGGTCAGACAAGGCCTCAAGTGTGAAG AATGTAGTATGAACGTTCATCATAAATGCCAGAGCAAGGTTGCCAACCTCTGCGGAATCAACCAGAAGCTCCTGGCTGAGGCTTTGACTCAAGTTAGCCTG AAATCTTCCACAAAGCGTCCAGATCCCACTCTGTCAGAAATTGGAATCTATCAAGCCATAGATAAAAACGTGCCAGGGAACCCTAGTG CGGAGGGCTCTCAGTATGGAAAACTGTGGGACGATATGACCCCTGCCCCTCACAGCACCACCATCACATCTCGCGTCTCCGTAAACAACTTTGTCTTCCACAAAGTACTAGGCAAAGGCAGCTTTGGAAAG GTGATTCTCGCTGAGCTCAAAGGAAGGGGAGAATATTTTGCTGTAAAGGCCCTGAAGAAGGATGTGGTGCTTATGGACGATGACGTGGAGTGCACAATGGTGGAAAAAAGAGTGTTAGCGTTAGCCTGGGAAAACCCTTTCCTCACACACCTCTACTGCACCTTTCAGTCGAAG GAGCACTTATTTTTCGTGATGGAGTATCTGAATGGAGGAGATCTGATGTTCCACATTCAGGATAAGGGCCGTTTTGATTTGTACAGAACCAC GTTTTATGCTGCTGAAATCATCTGTGGACTACAGTACCTCCATTCTAAAGGAATTATATACAG AGATTTAAAGTTGGACAATGTGATGCTGGACAAGGATGGACATATTAAGATTGCAGACTTTGGGATGTGCAAAGAGAACATGCTTGGAGAAAACAGAGCGACCACATTCTGTGGCACGCCAGATTATATTGCTCCCGAGATCCTGCTGGGACAGAAATACAGTTTCTCTGTGGATTGGTGGTCGTTCGGCGTGCTGGTCTACGAGATGCTGATTGGCCAGTCGCCGTTCCAGGGCGATGATGAGGACGAGCTGTTTGAGTCGATCCGCATGGATGTACCTCACTACCCACGGTGGATTACCAAAGAGGCCAAAGACCTGCTGGAGAAA ttatttGAACGGGATCCAACTCGACGGCTAGGTGTTGTGGGAAATATCCGCGGACACGCCTTCTTCAAGACAATCAACTGGCCTGCTCTGGAGAAACGAGAGGTGTCTCCCCCGTTCAAGCCAAAAGTG